In Methanobacterium formicicum DSM 3637, the genomic window CATGGTTGTTCTCAAAAGTTCCATGGCCTGTTTATGGTCCAGCTGGGGGTGAACAGTGAAAATATCATATTGGCTGCTCACAGTAGGTGTAAGTTGTGCCACATCTTCCATAATGTTCCTAAATATTTTACCTACTTCATTCAGGCTTGTTTTTGATTTCCAATGTTTTTTAAGGTGTTTATTGGCGATTTCCTTGGTAATTTTGTTTCCAAAGATAACAATTGAGCTTTGACCGCTTTTGACATTTTTTATTTCAGATCCAGTAAGTTCGACCTGGTGGTAACCACTGCTGGTACCGTATATCCGTTTACGCCTGGTTTCAAGAGTAGTTCGAAGTTTCACCTCACCCACTAAAACTTCACCAAGATTACGCACTTTTTCAACATTATCCGTTATTTTCAAATTTATTTCCAGTTCTTTTGCTCTTTTATGGAGTTCTTCGGTGGTTTTTATTTTACCGGTGTACATCTCTTCTTCTAGTAGTTCTCTCTGTTCTTTGTCTCCCAAAAAACCGATACTGCGTTTGTCACCGGCCATCACGCAACCTTTACTTCCAACGTATGTTATAATCAGGCTCATTACATCACCTTTATAATTGTTTATACTATCTTCAATGTTTAAAGATGTTTATTAAAAATAATGGGAATAGCTCTTTCGCTGCATCAAGGACAATATCTATTGATAAAAATAGGAATATAATAACCTTTTCATAATTACTTTTTCATAGTGGAGAACAATATAAATTTTTTTAATTATAGGCCATTTCATGATGGTTTTAGGATTAAATTATTCGTATTGTCGTTGTTATCATATTATTTTTATTATTCATCATTCTATTATTCATGCACCTCATTTATCCTCTTCCATGAATGGAACCTTGAATTTAAAGATACATTTATCAGAACCATCAGCAATGGTAGCTTTTTTTTCTACATCCCCTTCCATACCAGTCCAACCAAATGTTTGTTGCATTATTGACTGGCAATTAAGGCAGAACACTGGTTTTTTCTTGGCATCTTCAATCCAGGGGCAGTTAAGGAATTCAAATAGATGCACACGGCCTTTGGCTTCAATTTTGGTTTGAACACCAAAATCTGCAAAGAGTTTAGCAACCCAATCAAGGTAGGCATTGTAGATACTTTCCAAGTCATTTAAATTCTGTTCTTCAACAATATCTCCCAGTTCAAGCTCAAAACGGGGCCGCATATCTTCTTCCAGACGTGATGCGAATATGTTCAGGAGAGTGTCTCTGATTTCAGCATCGGACTGATCTGCAGTGGTAGGCAGGGAGTTGAGTATGAAATCATAAAAATCTGCCAGAACCTGTTTTTTAACAGTTTCGCTCTTTTTTTGGTCTTCAGCATGTTTATAAAGAGCCATTTCTATATTGGCATTCAATTCACTCTTTTTGAATGGTTTGATTATGTATCCATATGGCTCGGTCATACGTGCCCTTTCCAGGACCTCCTCATCGGAATATGCTGTCAAGTAGATTACCGGGATATCCAGCTGGTTACGTATTTTAGCAGCAGCTTCTATACCATCCATACTTCCTTTCAGGACAATATCCATTAAAATCAGCTCTGGTTGCTTATTTAGTGCTGTTTGTACTGCATCCTCCCCAGTGAAAACAATATCCACTACTTGATGACCCAGGTCTTCTAATTTTTGTTTAATACCCATTGCAACTATTGCTTCATCTTCAACCACAAGTATACGGGATTTGGTCATCAGATCCGCTCCTTATATTTAAGTTCCTCAAACTCAATAGTAAATTCTTTATTATCTTTATTCAGTGTAATTGTTCCATCTAACTGATTTACAAGGTTAGAAATTAATTTCATTCCCAGGGTATCAGTTTCATTTAATTTAATGTTATCTGGGAATGGTTTCCCGTTATCTCGAACAATTAACTGGTATTTATCCCTGTTTTTTGCGGATAATTCCAGATATATCTCTCCTTTTCCCTGGGGAAACGCGTGTTTCAGGGTGTTTGATATTAACTCATTTATGATAAGACCGATGGGAATTGCAGTTTCAATACTTATTATAATATCCTTTATCTGCATGTTGATTTGGATTTTCTCTGGATCCACACCATATGAGTTGAAAAGGTCATCAATAAGGTTTTTCACATAAGTGGCAAATTTAATGTTGGTTAAATCATCAGATTGGTACAGATTTTCATGTATAAGTGCTATGGAAAGTATGCGATTCTGACTTTCCCGGTATAAGTCAATGACGCGTTGATCATCAATTTGAGCAGATTGTAAACTTAGAAGGGTGGATATGATCTGCAGGTTGTTTTTCACGCGGTGGTGGATTTCCCTGAGTAATAATTCCTTTTCCTTTAATGATCTCATTATCCTGTCTTCAGCCAGTTTACGTTCAGTTATGTCACGTCCCACACCTACAAATGCTTCTAAATTTCCTTCATCATCCATTATGGCCTTATCTGCCCATGCAATCCAGCGCCATCCATTCATGGTCAGCATGCGGTGTTCTAAGAAAACAACATAGGGAGGACGTCGCAGTTTTCCCAGTGCTCTTTGAGTTTTTTCCTGTTCTTCCTGGTGTACCATGGGTAGGAAGTTACTTCCTATAATGCTATCCTCAGTACGTCCCAGAACTTCGCAGTAGGAGGGGCTGGCAAAGAGAACTTTCCCATCTGGATCGAATTTTACCACCATATCGGTCTGGTTTTCAACCAGGAGCCGATATTTTTCCTCACTTTCTTTTAGGGCATTTTCCATCTGCTTCTGTTTGGTGAGATCCCTCCCTGTACCGAAAATAATGTTACTGTTACCCAGCTTTACAGGGGTGATGGTTAATTCCAGTATCTTAAGTTCATCATTAATTTTAAGGGGTAATTCTACTATTTCTCCAGTGGACCATTCTTTAATATCAAATGGTTCTGATTCAGGAGCAATGAATTGATAAATTTTATGTTTAAGGATTTGGGATGGTTTTGTTTCCAGAAAATCCACTGCAGCCTGGTTAAAATTTATAAAAACACCTTCATCATTAAAAACTAGGATGGGGTTGGTAGTTTTTTCAAATAATGCTCTGTATTTTTTTTCACTTTCCAGGAGAGCTTCCTGTGCTTTCTTCTTTTCCAAGTGTTCCTGTGCTTCTTTCAGAGCTCTTCGAACAGCATATCCTAATTTAGAAAGGTTATGTTTGAGTACGTAGTCTGTAGCTCCTTTTTTCAACATTTCCACTGCAAATTCTTCCCCTATTTTTCCACTGACGAATATAAATGGTATGTGGGATGATTTCTCTTGAGCTATGTGAAGTGCAGAGACACCATCAAATTGTGGCAGGGAGTGGTCTGCCAGTATAATGTTGGGTTGCCATTTTTCCACTTCCTTCACGTATTCATCTTCACTCTCAACACGATGACTAACAAAATCGAAACCTTCTTTTCTAAGTTCTCGTTCTATTAATTCCGCGTCTAAAGGAACGTCTTCCAGGATCAGAACTTTAATTTCTTCTTCCATAAAATCACTAGGGAGTTGCACCTTTTTAGGGTTATTATTCTGTTATGCCTGACTTTATTCCCTAAAATGGGTTATTTACGCTATTGTCAGCGTTTTTATTTTTAGTATACGTATTAGGAATATTTATTCCGTATAATGTACTGGGTTATTCTAATTCATGAATAAGTGATTATATCCCTGAATATGTGATTATTCCAATGAATTAGGGGGATTGTTAATGAGCATCCAGTAAAATCCGAGGGTGGATACTGCTTCAATGAAATCATCGAATTCCACTGGTTTACTGACGTAGCTATTTACTCCTAACTTGTAACTTTCCACTATATCCCGGTCTTCCTGGGATGAAGTTAGAACAACCACGGGTATGCGGTTGGTTCGTTCATCTGCTTTGATTTTCTGTAAAACTTCCAGCCCATCCACTTTCGGCATTCTCAAATCCAATAATATGAGCTTTGGAAAGTTTTCAACATCTCTATGGGCAAACTGTCCTGTGGCAAATATGAATTCCAGAGCTTCCGCTCCATCTTTCACCCAAACTACTTGATTGGCCAGATTTTTCCTTTTAAGTGCCCTCATGGTGAGTTCGGCATCGGTGGGATTATCTTCCACCAGTAAAATATCAGCCTCTTCAAAATCCATTAATACACCTTCCTTGGGTCGTTAATCTATTATTGCTGTTATTTTATGAGTTCATTAAAATCTTTTCTAAATAATCTTATTTAGGCTTATCTTTGGGTAGGGTGAAATAAATGGTTGCACCACCATCCACGGATCCTTCACCCCAAACACGTCCACCGTGCCGTCTTACAACCCTTTGAACAATGGAAAGCCCAACCCCAGTTCCCTCAAATTCTTCAGGACTGTGCAGCCTTTGAAAGAGCCCAAAGAGTTTGTTAATGTATTTCATATCAAAACCAGCTCCATTGTCCTTGACGTAGTAAATGACTTCTTTATCATCTAATTTACTGCCCACCTCAATTATAGCCGGGTCCTGGTTGCGTGTGAATTTGATGGAATTACCAATGAGGTTTTGAAATACCTGTCCCATCATGGCCCGGTCGGCATAGGCAGGAGGGAGGTTGCCCACAGAGAATTGAATGTTTCGCCCTTCTACATCTGTCTGGAATTCATTATAAACACTCTTTGCCAGGGCTGCCATGTCCAGTTCATTGAGTTTCATCTCCTGACGGCTGGCTCTGGATAGGAGGAGAATGTCATCAATAAGGTGTCCCATTTTAGAGGTATTATCCCTTACAATGTTCAGGAGCCTTACTCCCTCTTCATCCAGTTTATCCTCATAATCCTCCACCAATATCCGTGAAAAACCATCAATGGCTCTTAATGGAACTCTCAAGTCATGTGATACGGAATATGCAAATGCCTCCAATTCCTGGTTGGCATCTTCCAGTTTATCAGTTTGAACCTTTAATTTCTGGTTTAATTCATTGAGTTTTCTTACCTTTTCAATCCTTTCGGCGAGAATAGCCACCAGAACCACTACAATAATAAGCATTAATAAAAGGAAGTAATCTTCATTGGGAGGAACATTCAAAACGTTGTAAACAGGTTCTAGGGCATATATAAATGAGATTAACACTGGGTTAAAGACCATATTTTACCTCCTTTTTTTATTAAATTATTAAATGATTTATGTTCATTATTATACTTGTAATTTACCCCTCTATTCACAACTTTATAAATATTCCACCCAACTTGGGGATTAGTATCACAATAATTTGATTAACGTTCTAAAAGATTAGGTTGGTAGCCTTATTTTTAGAATGGAATTAATAAAATAGTGAATTACAAAATTTAGTCTGGATAATTGAATCAAATAATTAGTCTAGAATAACTGGAATTTATTAATTAGTCCGGAATATGTAGTTTATAATTAGTCTTGGATATTGGAATTTTACAAATATTGGAATTTTAGATAATTACAGTTTAGGAATATTAAAATTTACTATTAGTTTGGAATAGGATTTTACGTTATTTTTATGAAAACTTATAGAAAATAGTATTTATAAAATTTAATGAAATATTATCAGTTATATTGGTTAATCATTGATTTTAATCATTTGATTAAATAAACAATTAAAATTTAAATAAAAAAAAGAAATGGTTTGGAAGTAAAAAAAATAATGTGGATGGGGGAAGAATTGACGCACGCAACATGTTTTTAGTGACTATTTGCCACGGGTTTTGGTACTGGATTTGTCAATTTCTTTATCTGACTTTATACTCTGACTTAATGGTTCCTTTTTCTTGTTCAGATTTTCTCCATCACTCAAAACTTCTTTTAAAAATTCTCCAGTGTAAGATCCACTGGCAGCAATTTCTTCTGGTGTTCCCTGGGCAACCACCATTCCCCCACCATCTCCACCTTCTGGTCCCAGGTCGATGATATGGTCTGCGGTTTTTATAACATCCAGATTGTGCTCAATGACTATTACTGTGTTTCCACCATCGCGCAGCCTTCCCAGTACTTCCAGTAACTTCCGGATATCGGCAAAGTGCAGTCCAGTGGTGGGCTCATCCAGTATGTACAGGGTACGGCCGGTGCTTTGACGGCTCAATTCCTTGGCCAGTTTCACTCTCTGGGCTTCTCCTCCTGATAGGGTGGTGGCTGGTTGTCCCAGTTTAATGTAACTTAAACCCACATCATCCAGGGTCTGCAGTTTCTTCTTGATACGGGGAATATTCTCAAAGAACTCCAGTGCTTCCTCAACAGTCATGTCCAGAACTTCTGAGATATTTTTACCCTTGTAACGAACTTCCAGGGTTTCCTTATTGTACCTTTTACCTTTACAAACCTCACATGGAACATAAACATCTGCTAAAAAGTGCATTTCTATTTTTATGATACCATCACCGGTACAGGCCTCACATCTTCCACCTTTAACATTGAAACTGAACCTTCCTGGTTTGTAACCCCTTTTCTTGGCGGTGGGTGTCTGGGCGAATATCTCCCGGATGTAAGTGAAAACCCCAGTATAGGTGGCAGGGTTTGAACGCGGAGTACGGCCAATAGGGGACTGGTCAATTATAATTACCTTGTTCACATGTTCTATGCCAGTTATGGAATCATGTTTACCTGGATTCATGTGTTTATGGTTAAGTGTTCCGTAAAGTCCCTTGTATAATACATCGTTAATCAGGGTACTTTTACCGGATCCTGAAACCCCTGTAATACATGTAAACACGCCCATGGGGAATTCCACGTTGATATTCTGCAGGTTATGTTCCCTGGCACCCTTAACAGTTAAATAGTTGCCATTGGGCGGAGTCCGTTTAGGTGGTAGGGGTATGGTTTCCAACCTGGAGAGATACTGGCCGGTTATGGAGTCCGGGTTTTCCATTATTTCCTGGGGAGTTCCAGTGGCGGTGATCCAGCCACCGTGTTCACCTGCTCCGGGACCAATATCCACCACGTAATCTGCGTGTAGTATGGTGTCTTCATCGTGTTCCACTACAATGAGGGTGTTTCCAATATCCCTAAGTTTTTTAAGGGTTTCAATGAGCCGGTGGTTGTCCCGCTGGTGCAAGCCAATGCTGGGCTCATCCAGAATGTACAGCACACCCACCAGTCCCGAACCTATTTGTGTGGCCAGGCGTATTCGTTGTGCTTCTCCACCGGATAAACTACCTGAAGATCTGGCCAGGGTGATGTAATCAAGTCCCACGTCTTTTAAAAACTTTAATCGTTCTTTTATTTCCTTCAAGACTTCATGTCCAATGAACTGTTCCCTTTCAGATAACTCAAGGGATTCAAAGAAATCGTATGAATTTTTAATGGGCATCTCAACTACATGGGTTATGGATTTGCCCCCCACAGTCACACTACGGCTTTCAGGCCGCAGGCGGGTCCCGTTACAGGCAGGACATTTACGATCACTCATAAAGTGGCCCATGTAACTGCGCATGTAATTGGACTTGGTTTCCATGAAGATACGTTCCATCCGTTTTACCACTCCCTCAAAGTAGCGGTGAACACGGTGGAGGCGGTTTTTTCTCTGGAACTCGAATTCGATCTTATCTGGTGAACCGTATAGGATGATATCCTGGTATTTCTGGGGTAAGTCCTGGAATGGTGTGTCCATGCTGAAACCGTAATGATCAGCCACTGCCTTTAACATCTGCCCGTAGTAGTTGTCACGGTGTTTGGATTTACTCCAGGGCAAGATAGCTCCCTCATTTAAGGATAGTGCAGGGTCTGGTACCACCAGATCGGCATCGATTTCCAGTTTACTTCCCAGTCCATTACATTCTGGACAGGCTCCGTGGGGGTTGTTGAAGGAGAACATTCTGGGACTGATCTCCTCAAAGTTAATTCCACAGTCAGTGCAGGCAAAGTGTTCGCTGTATATTTTCTCAGTGGCATCTTCACCAGTACCGTAAACTGTAATTAGAAGACCCTCACCTAGTTCCAGGGCAGTTTCCACAGAATCTGCCAGTCTACTTTCAAAATCACGATCGTAGCGGATAACTAGCCGATCTACCACTACTTCTATGCTGTGTTTGAAGTTTTTCTCCAGCTGGAAATCCTCATCCAGGTTGTGAACTTCTCCATCAACTCGTACCCTCACAAATCCCTTGCGGCGTAGGTCTTCAAAGACTTTCTGGTGTTCTCCCTTCCGGTCTCTTACCAGGGGTGAGAGTATCTGTATCTTGGTGCCTTCCTCTTTTTGCAGGATATGGTCCACGATCTGGCCCGCAGTTTGCTGGCTGATGGGTTGGCCACACTGGTGACAATGGGGAGTCCCGATACGTGCAAATAAAAGTCTAAGGTAATCATATATTTCGGTAACAGTTCCTACTGTGGAACGGGGGTTCATACGGGTGGTTTTCTGGTCAATGGATATGGCAGGGGATAATCCTTCGATATAATCCACTTCTGGCTTCTTCATCTGCCCCAAAAACTGCCGGGCATAGGCAGAAAGGGATTCAACGTAACGTCTCTGTCCTTCGGCATAGATGGTGTCAAATGCCAGGGAAGACTTTCCAGAACCACTCAATCCGGTGATTACCACGAACTTGTCTCTGGGAATCTCCAGGTCAATGTTTTTGAGATTGTGCTCCCTGGCTCCTTTAATTAAAATAATTTCTTTCTTATTATTCATCAGTCTGAAACTCCTTCAAGAATCAATATTTTATCCCGGATACTGGCGGCCTCTTCAAAGTCAAGGCGAGTAGCTGCCTTTTTCATTTCCTCTTTCAAGTCCTTAATTAATAGACGCAGCTCATCTTTGGGCATTTTTTCCACATCGTCACGCATAATAACGTCTTTAACTTGTGTTTTCTCTTTCAAAGTCCTTTCTGTGCTTCTGGGGGTTATGTTATGATCTTTATTGTACTTTAACTGCAATTCTCGCCGATGGTTGGTTATATCAACTGCATTACGAACCGAATCAGTAATTTTATCTGCGTAAATAATCACCTGACCTTCCACGTTACGTGCAGCCCGTCCAATGGTCTGGATAAGTGCTGGCTGGGAGCGGAGGAATCCTTCCTTATCTGCATCCAGAATACCTACCAGGCCCACTTCGGGTAAGTCCAAACCTTCCCTGAGCAGGTTTACTCCCACCAGGCAGTGGAATTCTCCTCTGCGCAGGTCATCGATGATGTCAATCCTTTCCAGGGTGCTGATCTCCGAGTGTAGATAGCGTACCTTAACACCAGCCCGGGCATAGTAATCTGTAAGGTCTTCGGCCATGCGTTTAGTTAGGGTAGTCACCAGGACCCTCTGATCTTTTTCAGTTTTTTCCCGGATCTGGCCCAGCAGGTGATCAACCTGTCCCTGGACCGGTTGAAGCATTATTTCCGGATCCACCAGGCCAGTGGGTCGGATAATTTGCTCCACCACTTGTTCTGATAGGTTTAACTCGTACTGAGCAGGGGTGGCTGATACATATATCACCTGGTTCTGGAGACTCTGGAACTCTTCGAAGTTCAGGGGTCTGTTTTCACGGGCAGATGGCAGTCGAAACCCATAATCAACCAGAACATCCTTACGTGCCCGGTCACCAGCGTACATCCCCCTGATCTGTGGCACAGTCACGTGGGATTCATCGATGATGGTTAAATAGTCATCTGGGAAGTAACGCAATAAACTGTAGGGGGTTTCTCCCCATTTTCGCCCGGAAATATGCATACTGTAGTTTTCAATTCCCTGACAGTACCCCATTTCTTTTAACATTTCCAGATCGAATCTGGTGCGTTGTTCTAAGCGTTGAGCTTCCACCAGTTTATTTTCTGCCTCTAAAACGCGGAGTCTGTCTTCCAGTTCATCTTCAATTTTTTTCAGGGCATTGTTCATTTTTTCGGGTGAGGTTACAAAGTGTTTTGCTGGAAAAACTACTATTTTGTCCATCTGGCGATTTACACTGCCTCTTACATGGTCAATGAAGGACAGGCCATCCACTTCATCACCGAAAAGTTCCACTCTGATTGCTGTTTTTCCCTGTGCTGGGAAGATCTCCACCACATCTCCCCTTACTCTGAATTTGCCCCGGCTGAAATCAATATCATTCCGTTCGTACTGCATTTCAACCAGTTTAGAGATTATTTCTTCCCTTTCTATCTTCTGACCCATTTCAAGCTGGAGTACCAGGTTTCCGTAATCCTCTGGTGCACCAATACCATAGATACAGGATACACTGGAGACCACGATTACATCATCCCGACTAAGAAGAGATTGGGTGGTACTGTGCCTCATCATATCAATTTCTTCATTGATTGATGACTCTTTATCAATGTAAGTATCGCTTTGGGGCACATAGGCCTCGGGCTGGTAGTAATCATAGTAACTGACGAAGTATTCAACTGCGTTGTTGGGGAACAGTTCTTTGAACTCTTCGTAGAGTTGAGCAGCCAGTGTTTTATTGTGTGATATTACCAGGGTAGGTTTTTGAACTTCTTTGATTACATTGGCCATGGTGAAAGTCTTACCAGAACCAGTAACTCCTAGAAGGGTCTGATGATTCATTTCCCTGTTTATTCCATCAGATAAAGATTTAATAGCCTTTGGCTGATCGCCTAATGCCTTATAATTTGATACAAGTTCAAATTTTCTCATTTATCAATCCTCTCATGTGAAAAACAAAATATTAATTAATCTTAAATCTAAAAATAGATTATATTATTTGCCATACATTATTATACTATCTTTTCCCAACAATGTTATATATAAGTCACTGATCAGCGAACTGTTCGTAAATCGTAATTGTATTATATGAATATTTTTTAGTTACCACATTGTTTACTGAATCAAATTTTTTTAATATAAGGTAAGATTATTAAAGAGGATTTGTTTTGTCAGCCACAATTAGCAACCCCAATGATTTACCTGAAAAACCCGGTGTATATCTCCTGAAAGATGTTAATGATGAGATTTTGTACGTGGGAAAGGCAAAATCTCTTAAAAAAAGGGTTAAAAGTTACTTTAAAGAAGAACTGGAAGATCCCAAAACCCGGGTTTTAATGAGCCACTTCCACCACATGGATTACCTGGTGACCGATACAGAAAAAGAAGCTCTTATTCTAGAATCTAACCTGATTAAGAAACATTTACCCCGTTACAACATACGCCTCAAGGATGATAAACGTTATCCCTATTTACAGATAACCTCAGAGGACTATCCCCGTTTACTAATCACCCGTAATATCCGTGAGGATGGTTCCCATTACTACGGGCCATTTACCGATGTCACATCAGTCCGGAGTCTTTTAAAACTCCTGAAACCAGTATTCCAGCTCAGGGATTGTAAACGTATGGATGGTCCCTGCCTGAACTATCAGATTGATCTGTGCCCTGCACCCTGCAACGGGCAGGTCACCCGGGAAGACTACCATGAAAACGTGGAAAAGGTTAAACTATTCCTGGAGGGCCGGCAAAAAGAGGTTATGGACCTCCTACAGGAAGAAATGGAACAGGCAGCAGGTACTCATAACTATGAAAAAGCAGGGGTTATACGGGATCAGTTATTCTCTTTAGGGGAGGTTATGGAGAAACAGAAGATGGAATTCAACCGTAGCCTGGACCAGGATGTTATAGCATCATCTAATGATGGGGAAGTTGTGGTAGTGGTTGTTTTCAGGGTGATGAATGGTAAAATCATGGGAAAAGAGGACTTCCTAATGGAAGGAGCTCAGGAAAACACATCCCAAGAAATTTTAGCAGCATTTATCAAACAGTACTATTCTGGCCCCCGCCAGGTACCTTCAGAAATTCTTCTACCAGTTATGATTAAGGACAAGGAACTTATTGAAAAATGGCTGTCTGACAAAATCCTTGCCGATGATATTGGAGATTTAGATAACTCTCTTAAACATGGAGAATTAGACAACTCCCATAAATCGGGAAGTTTAGGTAACTCTCTTAGTCCTAGAGATTTAGACAACTCCCATAACTCTGGAAGTTTAGATAACTCTCATAGTCCTGATCCTGAAATTAATGTTATTAATGTGGAATATAGGAATGGTGAAAAGGGGATCGAAAGGGATACTTCTATGATTGGTAATGACATTCCAAATAAGGCTATTAATGATTTTGCAGTATCATTAAGGGTGCCTGATGAAGGATTAGAGCAACGTCTGGTTCAAATGGTAACCAAAAATGCTAGTATAATTTTAAACCACCATAAACAGGCCAGGGGGGCATTGCTTGATCTGAAAACCTACCTTAAAATACCCAGAATTCCTCGGCGCATAGAAGCCTTTGACATATCCAATCTTTCCGGGCAAATGGCTGTTGCCTCAATGGTAGTTTTTGAAGATGGTAAACCATCAAAAAATAATTACAGAAAATATAAACTGGAAACACCAGGGCCTGATGATTATGGTATGATGAGAGAGGTACTAACAAGACGATACGAAAAAATGGTAAGTAAAGATGAAAAACCACCAGATCTGGTGGTGGTTGATGGTGGGCGGGGTCAGTTAAATGTTGCCATTGATGTTTTAGATTCACTGGGTGTAAAAACGGGAATCATAGGTTTGGCCAAAGAGTTTGAACAGGTTTTCATACCTGAAGTTGCCATTCCACTCATATTACCCCCTAACTCTCCAGCGTTACACATTTTGCAGCGAGTTCGTGATGAAGCCCATCGTTTTGCAGTAAAATACCATAAAAATCTCAGAGACAAAAATCTTAAGAGTTCTCCCCTGGATGAAATTCCAGGTATAGGCCCCAAACGTAAAATGAACCTGTTACGGCATTTTGGAGATAATAACTCAATAAAAAATGCCAGCATTAGTGAAATAGCTGAAGTTAAAGGTATAAATAATAATTTGGCCAGGGAAATACATGCACATCTTCATAATGCCCGGGATTGAACATTTAAAATGTGATTAACTAGTAAACCTATAATAAATCTTATAAGGTTCAAATCAAAAGATAATGATAGATAATGATACAATGTATTTATCTGTGAATGGGGAATGGCATGTCTGAAGTTAAAATCTTGATTGTTGAAGATGAGAGTATTGTGGCCATGGATATCAAACACCGGGCTGAAGGTCTGGGGTATGAAGTTACCGCCATAACACCCTCTGGAGAGGAAGCATTGGAACATGTGGCCAGTAATCGGCCTGATCTGGTGCTGATGGATATTGTTCTCAAGGGTGAAATGGATGGTATTGAGGCAGCACAGAAGGTAAGGGATAATTACGACATTCCAGTAGTATATCTAACTGCTTATTCTGATGAAAGAACCTTGAAAAGAGCCAAAATCACAGAACCATTTGGTTACATAATCAAACCTTTTGAAGACCGGGAACTTCACAGTGCAGTAGAAGTAGCCCTCTACAAACACCAAATGGAAAGTAAACTCAAAGAGAGTGAAAAATGGTTATCCACTACCCTGGAAAGTATTGGAGATGCAGTTATAGCCACTGATAAAAATGGCAAACTTAAATTCATGAACCCGGTGGCTAGTCAATTGACTGGATGGAGTCATGCTGAAGCCATTGGACAACCATTAAATGATATTTTTAAGATCATTCATGAAGAAACTGGTAAACCAGTTGATGATCCAGTGGTGAAGGTGGTTGAAAATGATGCCATAATTGATCTACCACCACAAGTACTTTTGATCAATAAAAAAGGCGAACAGATACCTATTGATGACAGCAGTGCTCCAATCAAGGATGAAAATGGTGGCATAATTGGTGTGGCCCTGGTCTTCCGTGATGTAACCCAGCGTCGAAAGGAAGCAAAGGAAAGAGAAGAATTATTGAAGGATAAAGCCAGGGGAGAACTTTCC contains:
- a CDS encoding methanogen output domain 1-containing protein; protein product: MSEVKILIVEDESIVAMDIKHRAEGLGYEVTAITPSGEEALEHVASNRPDLVLMDIVLKGEMDGIEAAQKVRDNYDIPVVYLTAYSDERTLKRAKITEPFGYIIKPFEDRELHSAVEVALYKHQMESKLKESEKWLSTTLESIGDAVIATDKNGKLKFMNPVASQLTGWSHAEAIGQPLNDIFKIIHEETGKPVDDPVVKVVENDAIIDLPPQVLLINKKGEQIPIDDSSAPIKDENGGIIGVALVFRDVTQRRKEAKEREELLKDKARGELSSFMVSALPVFASNIPPQIRNNIARSFADRFEKNMKPLFVAEMETCLNRGDDSQTNQKILFQCYLSWISEFMSNMGIVTDTDIEKRKSYLNFANCPWTNEESVSPIFCLICRAIVIRSFTWTSLHGHVEQSQCLLDDDNKCSFEFIISWDSSI
- the uvrC gene encoding excinuclease ABC subunit UvrC, with translation MSATISNPNDLPEKPGVYLLKDVNDEILYVGKAKSLKKRVKSYFKEELEDPKTRVLMSHFHHMDYLVTDTEKEALILESNLIKKHLPRYNIRLKDDKRYPYLQITSEDYPRLLITRNIREDGSHYYGPFTDVTSVRSLLKLLKPVFQLRDCKRMDGPCLNYQIDLCPAPCNGQVTREDYHENVEKVKLFLEGRQKEVMDLLQEEMEQAAGTHNYEKAGVIRDQLFSLGEVMEKQKMEFNRSLDQDVIASSNDGEVVVVVVFRVMNGKIMGKEDFLMEGAQENTSQEILAAFIKQYYSGPRQVPSEILLPVMIKDKELIEKWLSDKILADDIGDLDNSLKHGELDNSHKSGSLGNSLSPRDLDNSHNSGSLDNSHSPDPEINVINVEYRNGEKGIERDTSMIGNDIPNKAINDFAVSLRVPDEGLEQRLVQMVTKNASIILNHHKQARGALLDLKTYLKIPRIPRRIEAFDISNLSGQMAVASMVVFEDGKPSKNNYRKYKLETPGPDDYGMMREVLTRRYEKMVSKDEKPPDLVVVDGGRGQLNVAIDVLDSLGVKTGIIGLAKEFEQVFIPEVAIPLILPPNSPALHILQRVRDEAHRFAVKYHKNLRDKNLKSSPLDEIPGIGPKRKMNLLRHFGDNNSIKNASISEIAEVKGINNNLAREIHAHLHNARD